The following are encoded together in the Diabrotica undecimpunctata isolate CICGRU chromosome 7, icDiaUnde3, whole genome shotgun sequence genome:
- the LOC140446339 gene encoding uncharacterized protein, with the protein MAVPKPPNVIVQFFFGRISKPIFSCFYSCLKFDLLAGKKMPKTSKKHKQWDPDRMIRAIRAVRGKEMGYLKASKLFAVPKSTLEDYVKQENKTPEQLVAVKIGRRPVLSAEMEADLVSYCLEMDRRFYGIGTADIKRLAYQIALRNGLRHPFAHAESAGKKWLRGFMRRNAVLSLRKPQGISKARIKGFTPENVSRFYDLLETSMEKVNFNPARVYNVDESGITTVQSKNTRVITLKGKKQVGSVTATERGALVTVVFCMNAAGGFVPPLFVFPRKNMKVELLDGSPPGSIAACHPGWIQQHIFSQWLQHFVAHVKPSREDPVLLILDGHYSHTRNIDVIEAGRANFVTILCIPPHSSHKLQPLDLSFMSPFKTYYSQQIEMWLRQNPGRTINSYQICKLMCPAYLKSATAEISANGFRKSGIYPFNKNNFSDHDFIMERQRERTPPPINQNHGEVLPTRGQSRPEPQSIIERTPPKHNLTNKSSNGNATETTATMIRAEDISPLPSCSYTSQTNKQKNPRKGSSWIITSTPYKDELERSVAEQERKKSLKEKKPKISNELNQVNRKKTPRQKKQKKKIESSSSDTSHPGDLAYFG; encoded by the exons ATGGCAGTGCCGAAACCACCAAACGTTATTGTGCAGTTTTTTTTCGGTCGTATTTCAAAGCCTATTTTTTCGTGTTTTTATTCCTGTTTGAAGTTTGATCTTTTGGCAGGG aagaaaatgccaaaaacaagtaaaaaacataaacaatGGGATCCAGACCGAATGATACGTGCTATCCGTGCCGTCAGGGGAAAGGAAATGGGGTATCTTAAAGCCTCGAAGTTATTTGCTGTTCCGAAATCAACTCTGGAAGATTATGTTAAGCAAGAAAATAAAACTCCGGAGCAGTTGGTTGCTGTTAAAATTGGAAGAAGACCAGTACTTTCTGCAGAAATGGAAGCAGATTTAGTCTCGTATTGCCTAGAAATGGACCGGCGATTTTACGGAATTGGGACCGCTGATATCAAGAGACTTGCATATCAAATAGCTTTACGAAATGGTCTTCGTCATCCATTTGCCCATGCCGAATCTGCCGGTAAAAAATGGTTAAGGGGATTTATGAGGCGAAACGCAGTTTTGTCCCTTAGAAAACCACAAGGAATCTCGAAAGCCCGAATTAAGGGATTTACCCCAGAAAATGTCAGCAGATTCTATGATCTTTTAGAAACGTCAATGGAAAAAGTTAACTTCAACCCCGCAAGAGTTTATAACGTTGATGAAAGCGGCATAACAACGGTTCAGTCCAAGAATACTCGTGTTAtaacattaaaaggaaaaaaacaggTTGGATCTGTTACCGCGACTGAAAGAGGCGCATTAGTTACTGTTGTATTTTGTATGAATGCTGCTGGTGGGTTTGTCCCTCCATTATTCGTGTTTCCAAGAAAGAACATGAAAGTGGAATTATTAGATGGATCGCCGCCTGGCTCTATTGCAGCTTGCCATCCAGGTTGGATTCAGCAGCACATTTTTTCCCAATGGCTACAGCATTTCGTAGCTCACGTGAAACCATCCCGTGAAGACCCAGTGCTGCTTATTCTTGATGGTCACTACAGCCACACAAGAAATATAGATGTGATAGAAGCAGGACGTGcaaatttcgttacaattttgtGTATCCCGCCGCACAGTTCACACAAACTACAACCTCTAGATTTGTCTTTTATGTCACcatttaaaacatattattcGCAACAAATTGAGATGTGGTTAAGGCAAAATCCTGGACGCACCATAAACTCGTATCAAATTTGTAAGCTTATGTGCCCGGCATATTTGAAAAGTGCTACTGCAGAAATTTCCGCGAATGGTTTTCGCAAATCTGGAATAtatccttttaataaaaataacttttctgATCACGATTTTATAATGGAGAGACAAAGAGAAAGAACACCACCACCCATAAATCAAAATCATGGGGAAGTATTACCAAcaagaggtcagtcaagaccagaaCCACAAAGCATTATCGAAAGAACACCTCCAAAAcataacttaacaaataaatCATCCAATGGAAATGCAACTGAAACTACGGCAACTATGATAAGAGCTGAGGATATTAGTCCACTGCCTTCTTGCAGTTATacctcacaaacaaacaaacaaaaaaatcctcGAAAAGGTTCTAGTTGGATAATAACTAGTACACCTTATAAAGATGAACTTGAACGAAGTGTAGCcgaacaagaaagaaaaaagtctttgaaagaaaagaaaccaaaaataAGCAACGAATTAAATCAAGTCAACAGAAAAAAAACTCCAcgccaaaaaaagcaaaagaaaaaaattgaatcgagtaGTAGTGACACTTCACATCCTGGTGATTTAGCTTATTTTGGATGA